The following coding sequences are from one Nicotiana tabacum cultivar K326 chromosome 1, ASM71507v2, whole genome shotgun sequence window:
- the LOC107803707 gene encoding proline-rich receptor-like protein kinase PERK9 isoform X2, translating to MGANYFLLTLFPLFLAFSCTIKPTNGNAEVRALMEIKSTLDPENKKLFSWTSNGDPCSGSFLGVFCNEHHKIANISLQGKGLTGKLSPAMAELKCLSGLYLHYNLLSGEIPKELGNLTELTDLYLNDNNLSGTIPPEIGRMASLQGIQGMLKRLYLGFNQLSGPIPSKLATAPQLEVLEIQNNTLTGVVPPALRRLSGKFNYESNPGLCGTGFASLRVCTAWDNVNVNQVDPNEPNSNNNGVPKDVPETANVSRLHCNQTHCSRSSRFPQVIIVASVITVTVTLIVAVVFGIFRRRRFKQRVGNTSDASDDRLSTDQTKEIYKRSPSPLLTVEYSNHWDPMTPEKGYGSMRYEFLHGFKFNLEEVESATQHFTEVNLLGRSNFSAVYKGILKDGSIVAVKMISVTSCKSEETEFMEGLSLLTSLKHENLVKLRGFCCSKGRGECFLIYDFASKGNLSQFLDVEENSSHVLDWSTRVSIIKGIAKGLGYLHSSEPNKPSMVHRNISVEKVLLDQQFTPLILDCGLLKLLADDVVYSALKVSAALGYMAPEYITTGRFTEKSDVYAFGVIILQVLSGKGLLDCSMRLAAKSCNFENFIDPNLKGTFSVSEATLLTKLATSCTLEDPDSRPSMVSVNEELNRSSGG from the exons atGGGTGCTAATTATTTCCTCTTAACTTTGTTTCCTCTGTTTCTTGCATTTTCTTGTACGATAAAACCTACTAATGGAAATGCAGAAGTAAGAGCTTTAATGGAAATAAAGTCTACTTTAGACCCAGAAAACAAGAAACTTTTTTCATGGACAAGTAATGGTGATCCATGTAGTGGTTCTTTTCTTGGTGTGTTTTGTAATGAACATCATAAAATAGCAAATATTTCATTGCAAGGCAAAGGACTTACTGGTAAATTGTCACCAGCAATGGCGGAATTGAAGTGTTTATCTGGTCTTTACTTGCATTATAATTTGTTATCTGGGGAAATACCAAAGGAACTTGGGAATTTGACTGAGTTGACTGATCTTTACCTTAATGACAACAATCTTTCTGGTACTATACCACCTGAAATTGGAAGAATGGCGAGTTTACAAg GAATCCAAGGGATGCTGAAAAGGTTATATTTGGGATTCAATCAGTTATCTGGTCCAATTCCATCAAAATTAGCAACTGCTCCTCAATTGGAAGTTCTagaaatacaaaacaacaccctCACTGGAGTTGTTCCTCCAG CTTTGAGGAGATTGAGTGGAAAATTCAATTATGAAAGCAATCCTGGTTTATGTGGTACTGGATTTGCTTCATTGAGAGTTTGCACTGCCTGGGATAATGTCAATGTGAATCAAGTTGATCCCAACGAACCTAATTCCAATAATAACGGCGTCCCTAAAGATGTTCCAGAAACGGCTAATGTTAGTCGCTTGCATTGTAATCAAACTCACTGTTCAAGATCATCAAGATTTCCTCAAGTAATTATTGTTGCTTCAGTGATCACAGTCACTGTCACTTTGATAGTTGCTGTAGTTTTCGGTATATTTAGGCGTAGAAGGTTTAAACAAAGAGTGGGAAATACATCTGATGCATCTGATGATAGGCTTAGTACTGATCAGACAAAGGAAATATATAAGAGAAGCCCCTCGCCGTTACTTACTGTTGAGTACTCAAATCATTGGGACCCTATGACTCCTGAAAAGGGTTATGGTAGCATGCGATACGAGTTCTTACATGGATTTAAGTTCAATTTGGAAGAAGTTGAGTCTGCAACTCAGCATTTTACTGAGGTAAATCTATTGGGAAGGAGCAATTTCTCCGCGGTTTATAAAGGAATTTTAAAAGATGGATCGATAGTAGCTGTGAAAATGATCAGTGTGACGAGTTGTAAGTCGGAGGAGACTGAGTTTATGGAAGGATTGAGCTTATTAACCTCACTGAAACATGAAAATCTTGTCAAGTTAAGAGGTTTCTGCTGTTCAAAAGGAAGGGGTGAGTGCTTTTTAATCTATGATTTTGCTTCTAAAGGGAACCTTTCTCAGTTTCTTGATGTTGAAGAAAACAGCAGCCATGTTCTTGATTGGTCCACAAGAGTTTCAATCATCAAGGGGATTGCTAAAG GTCTAGGATATCTGCACAGCTCCGAACCGAACAAACCTTCGATGGTTCATCGCAACATATCAGTGGAGAAAGTCCTCCTTGATCAACAGTTCACTCCACTAATACTGGACTGTGGTCTACTAAAGCTACTTGCTGATGATGTCGTTTATTCAGCGCTTAAGGTCAGTGCTGCGCTTGGATATATGGCTCCTGAATACATTACGACAGGACGCTTTACAGAAAAGAGTGATGTATATGCATTTGGAGTAATTATCCTTCAAGTACTATCTGGTAAAGGACTTCTTGACTGCTCAATGCGACTTGCAGCTAAATCTTGCAACTTCGAAAATTTTATTGACCCAAATCTTAAGGGAACATTCTCTGTAAGTGAAGCAACTTTGCTTACTAAACTtgcaacaagttgcacccttgAGGATCCAGACAGTAGGCCAAGTATGGTTTCAGTGAATGAAGAATTGAACAGGTCTAGTGGCGGTTGA
- the LOC107803707 gene encoding uncharacterized protein LOC107803707 isoform X1 has translation MGANYFLLTLFPLFLAFSCTIKPTNGNAEVRALMEIKSTLDPENKKLFSWTSNGDPCSGSFLGVFCNEHHKIANISLQGKGLTGKLSPAMAELKCLSGLYLHYNLLSGEIPKELGNLTELTDLYLNDNNLSGTIPPEIGRMASLQALVLSCNQLKGSIPTEIGFLKKLIVLALEHNMLTGEIPSNLGIQGMLKRLYLGFNQLSGPIPSKLATAPQLEVLEIQNNTLTGVVPPALRRLSGKFNYESNPGLCGTGFASLRVCTAWDNVNVNQVDPNEPNSNNNGVPKDVPETANVSRLHCNQTHCSRSSRFPQVIIVASVITVTVTLIVAVVFGIFRRRRFKQRVGNTSDASDDRLSTDQTKEIYKRSPSPLLTVEYSNHWDPMTPEKGYGSMRYEFLHGFKFNLEEVESATQHFTEVNLLGRSNFSAVYKGILKDGSIVAVKMISVTSCKSEETEFMEGLSLLTSLKHENLVKLRGFCCSKGRGECFLIYDFASKGNLSQFLDVEENSSHVLDWSTRVSIIKGIAKGLGYLHSSEPNKPSMVHRNISVEKVLLDQQFTPLILDCGLLKLLADDVVYSALKVSAALGYMAPEYITTGRFTEKSDVYAFGVIILQVLSGKGLLDCSMRLAAKSCNFENFIDPNLKGTFSVSEATLLTKLATSCTLEDPDSRPSMVSVNEELNRSSGG, from the exons atGGGTGCTAATTATTTCCTCTTAACTTTGTTTCCTCTGTTTCTTGCATTTTCTTGTACGATAAAACCTACTAATGGAAATGCAGAAGTAAGAGCTTTAATGGAAATAAAGTCTACTTTAGACCCAGAAAACAAGAAACTTTTTTCATGGACAAGTAATGGTGATCCATGTAGTGGTTCTTTTCTTGGTGTGTTTTGTAATGAACATCATAAAATAGCAAATATTTCATTGCAAGGCAAAGGACTTACTGGTAAATTGTCACCAGCAATGGCGGAATTGAAGTGTTTATCTGGTCTTTACTTGCATTATAATTTGTTATCTGGGGAAATACCAAAGGAACTTGGGAATTTGACTGAGTTGACTGATCTTTACCTTAATGACAACAATCTTTCTGGTACTATACCACCTGAAATTGGAAGAATGGCGAGTTTACAAg CACTGGTCTTGAGTTGTAACCAGTTGAAAGGGAGCATACCAACAGAGATTGGGTTCTTGAAAAAATTAATTGTCCTTGCATTGGAACATAACATGTTAACAGGTGAAATTCCATCAAATTTAGGAATCCAAGGGATGCTGAAAAGGTTATATTTGGGATTCAATCAGTTATCTGGTCCAATTCCATCAAAATTAGCAACTGCTCCTCAATTGGAAGTTCTagaaatacaaaacaacaccctCACTGGAGTTGTTCCTCCAG CTTTGAGGAGATTGAGTGGAAAATTCAATTATGAAAGCAATCCTGGTTTATGTGGTACTGGATTTGCTTCATTGAGAGTTTGCACTGCCTGGGATAATGTCAATGTGAATCAAGTTGATCCCAACGAACCTAATTCCAATAATAACGGCGTCCCTAAAGATGTTCCAGAAACGGCTAATGTTAGTCGCTTGCATTGTAATCAAACTCACTGTTCAAGATCATCAAGATTTCCTCAAGTAATTATTGTTGCTTCAGTGATCACAGTCACTGTCACTTTGATAGTTGCTGTAGTTTTCGGTATATTTAGGCGTAGAAGGTTTAAACAAAGAGTGGGAAATACATCTGATGCATCTGATGATAGGCTTAGTACTGATCAGACAAAGGAAATATATAAGAGAAGCCCCTCGCCGTTACTTACTGTTGAGTACTCAAATCATTGGGACCCTATGACTCCTGAAAAGGGTTATGGTAGCATGCGATACGAGTTCTTACATGGATTTAAGTTCAATTTGGAAGAAGTTGAGTCTGCAACTCAGCATTTTACTGAGGTAAATCTATTGGGAAGGAGCAATTTCTCCGCGGTTTATAAAGGAATTTTAAAAGATGGATCGATAGTAGCTGTGAAAATGATCAGTGTGACGAGTTGTAAGTCGGAGGAGACTGAGTTTATGGAAGGATTGAGCTTATTAACCTCACTGAAACATGAAAATCTTGTCAAGTTAAGAGGTTTCTGCTGTTCAAAAGGAAGGGGTGAGTGCTTTTTAATCTATGATTTTGCTTCTAAAGGGAACCTTTCTCAGTTTCTTGATGTTGAAGAAAACAGCAGCCATGTTCTTGATTGGTCCACAAGAGTTTCAATCATCAAGGGGATTGCTAAAG GTCTAGGATATCTGCACAGCTCCGAACCGAACAAACCTTCGATGGTTCATCGCAACATATCAGTGGAGAAAGTCCTCCTTGATCAACAGTTCACTCCACTAATACTGGACTGTGGTCTACTAAAGCTACTTGCTGATGATGTCGTTTATTCAGCGCTTAAGGTCAGTGCTGCGCTTGGATATATGGCTCCTGAATACATTACGACAGGACGCTTTACAGAAAAGAGTGATGTATATGCATTTGGAGTAATTATCCTTCAAGTACTATCTGGTAAAGGACTTCTTGACTGCTCAATGCGACTTGCAGCTAAATCTTGCAACTTCGAAAATTTTATTGACCCAAATCTTAAGGGAACATTCTCTGTAAGTGAAGCAACTTTGCTTACTAAACTtgcaacaagttgcacccttgAGGATCCAGACAGTAGGCCAAGTATGGTTTCAGTGAATGAAGAATTGAACAGGTCTAGTGGCGGTTGA